The region CGACGTTCGCGCTGTCGTCGAAGAAACCGCGGAAACCTTGGATCCCGACGAAACCCAGCCCCGGCAACACGATCAGGAGCAGGAGCGCCATCATCAGGCGCTGGTGATTACGGAAGAAATCGAGCATGCGTGACGGGAAAATTGGACAAAACGACCGATATTACAACATACGGGATGGGACGGGAAAAAACGCGGTACGCAACGGACGACGCAAATGAAAAAGCCCGCGTAACGCGGGCTTTTTCATTTTCTGGCGGAGCGGACGGGACTCGCCTACATCCCGCAGGCCGCGGTTGCGCGTGCACGCGCAACCCTTCGAGTCCCGCCGGAAGCCGCGCAGGCGGCTTCCTCCGCTCCGCGGTCACGCGCACGCAAGCGTGCGCCTCCGACGATACAAATGAAAAAGCCCGCTCAAGGCGGGCTTCTTCATTTTCTGGCGGAGCGGACGGGACTCGCCTACATCCCGCAGGCCGCGGTTGCGCGTGCACGCGCAACCCTTCGAGTCCCGCCGGAAGCCGCGCAGGCGGCTTCCTCCGCTCCGCGGTCACGCGCACGCAAGCGTGCGCCTCCGACGATACAAATGAAAAAGCCCGCACGAGGCGGGCTTCTTCATTTTCTGGCGGAGCGGACGGGACTCGAACCCGCGACCCCCGGCGTGACAGGCCGGTATTCTAACCGACTGAACTACCGCTCCTTGGTCTGGCTGAATCGTGAAACTGGTGGGTGCTGAGGGGTTCGAACCCCCGACCTACGCCTTGTAAGGGCGCCGCTCTACCAGCTGAGCTAAGCACCCGTTTCCGATTCGTTCTGGCTGCGATCTGCGTTTCGGCATCAACAACCAGCGAGCCCGCAAGTTTAATTCATCCCCGATCAATTTGCCAAGCCCGCACGCAAATTTTTTTATGCACCGACGAACACGCGAGAACACCGAACGTCGATGCACATAAAAAAAACCCGCGGCACGCACCGCGGGTTTTCGTCAACGACCGTCAACGACGGCGTTCAGGCTCTCAGTGTTTGACCACTTCGGTCGAGCCGGCATCCTTCGCCGCATCGCCAACCGGTGCCGCAGCCTTCGCCTCTTCTTCCGGCGGCAGCGGCGTCGGCGTACGTTCGAGCGCGAGCTCGAGAACCTTGTCGATCCAGCGGACCGGCACGATCTCGATCGCGTTCTTCACGTTGTCCGGAATGTCCGCGAGATCCTTCACGTTCTCTTCCGGGATCAGCACGAGCTTGATGCCGCCGCGATGCGCAGCCAGCAGCTTTTCCTTCAGCCCGCCGATCGGCAACACTTCGCCACGCAGCGTGATCTCGCCGGTCATCGCGACATCGGCACGCACGGGAATGCCCGTCAGCACCGACACCAGCGCGGTCGTCATCGCACCACCGGCGGACGGACCGTCCTTCGGCGTCGCACCTTCCGGCACGTGGATGTGGATGTCCTGCTTCTCGAACGCTTCGTCCTTGATGCCAAGACGCCGCGAACGCGAGCGCACGACCGAACGCGCAGCCTCTACCGACTCCTTCATCACGTCGCCGAGCGAACCCGTGCGAATCACGTTGCCCTTGCCCGGCATCACCGCGGCTTCGATCGTCAACAGGTCGCCGCCGACTTCCGTCCATGCAAGGCCCGTCACTTGCCCGACCTGGTTCTCCTTCGCCGCAAGACCGAAATCGTACTTGCGCACGCCGAGGAACGTATCGAGGTTCTCGCCGTCGACCTTGATCGCGCCCGATGCCTTCTTCAGCAGCAGCATCTTCACGACCTTGCGGCAGATCTTCGACACTTCCCGCTCGAGCGAACGCACACCGGCTTCGCGCGTGTAGTAACGGATGATGTCGCGGATCGCCTGCTCGGTGACCTCGATCTCGCCGTCCTTCAGGCCGTTGTTCTTCTTCTGCTTCGGCAGCAGGTAACGCTGCGCGATGCTGACCTTCTCGTCTTCCGTATAGCCCGACAGACGAATCACTTCCATCCGGTCGAGCAGCGGCGGCGGGATGTTCAGCGAGTTCGACGTCGCGACGAACATCACGTCCGACAGGTCGAAGTCGACTTCGATGTAGTGGTCGGCGAACGTGTGGTTCTGTTCCGGATCGAGCACTTCGAGCAGCGCCGACGACGGATCGCCGCGGAAATCCATGCCCATCTTGTCGACTTCGTCGAGCAGGAAGAGCGGATTGCGCACACCAACCTTCGCGAGGCTCTGCAGGATCTTGCCCGGCATCGAACCGATGTACGTACGGCGGTGACCGCGGATCTCGGCTTCGTCACGCACGCCGCCGAGCGCCATCCGCACGAACTTGCGGTTCGTCGCGCGCGCGATCGACTGGCCGAGCGACGTCTTGCCGACGCCCGGAGGCCC is a window of Burkholderia latens DNA encoding:
- the lon gene encoding endopeptidase La, which produces MSGTQLLPPERITLPLLPLRDVVVFPHMVIPLFVGRPKSIKALEAAMEGGKHIMLVAQKTAAKDEPTEKDMYEVGCIANILQMLKLPDGTVKVLVEGLQRAKALSIEEQETQFSCEVMPLEPDHADSAETEALRRAIVSQFDQYVKLNKKIPPEILTSLSGIDEAGRLADMIAERLPLKLDQKQHILEMFPVIERLEHLLAQLEAEIDILQVEKRIRGRVKRQMEKSQREYYLNEQVKAIQKELGEGEEGADLEELEKRINAARMPKEAKKKADAELKKLKLMSPMSAEATVVRNYIDTLIGLPWRKKSKVNNDLSNAEQVLDEDHFGLEKVKERILEYLAVQQRVDKVKAPILCLVGPPGVGKTSLGQSIARATNRKFVRMALGGVRDEAEIRGHRRTYIGSMPGKILQSLAKVGVRNPLFLLDEVDKMGMDFRGDPSSALLEVLDPEQNHTFADHYIEVDFDLSDVMFVATSNSLNIPPPLLDRMEVIRLSGYTEDEKVSIAQRYLLPKQKKNNGLKDGEIEVTEQAIRDIIRYYTREAGVRSLEREVSKICRKVVKMLLLKKASGAIKVDGENLDTFLGVRKYDFGLAAKENQVGQVTGLAWTEVGGDLLTIEAAVMPGKGNVIRTGSLGDVMKESVEAARSVVRSRSRRLGIKDEAFEKQDIHIHVPEGATPKDGPSAGGAMTTALVSVLTGIPVRADVAMTGEITLRGEVLPIGGLKEKLLAAHRGGIKLVLIPEENVKDLADIPDNVKNAIEIVPVRWIDKVLELALERTPTPLPPEEEAKAAAPVGDAAKDAGSTEVVKH